tgacttccaggacagccagagccacaagGTAATACTCTATctcacaaataaatagatagatagatagatagatagatagatagatagatagatagatagatagatagatagatagataagcaaataaacaaatagaatcaGATTTCTATTGGGAAACTTCCCTGAATTTTGCTTCAGCTAGCCACATGTTTCAGGAGCACGGCCTTACTCAACTCACATTCTATATGCATCTCACACAAATCTCTTCTGCAGTGCTCTGTGGAAGGCTTCTTTCACCTGGGCATTCCTCAGGCTATAGATGAGGGGATTCAGCATTGGGTTAAAGAGACTGTGGAACAGGgacataattttctctttctcctctcgtTGCTCAGAATCAGGGACCATATACACCAACATGGCTATCCCGAAGAAGAGCCCTACCACGCAAAGGTGGGAGGAACAGGTAGAGAAGGCCTTCCTGCGGCTCTCCTTCGACTGCATTTTTAGGATTGTCCTAAGGATGTGCGTGTAAGAGACAAGCATTGAGCAAAGAGGCCCAACTAAGACAAAAACGCATGCAGCAAGGATAACAAGTTGGTTGATAAAAGTGTCAGCACAAGCCAGCTTGAGAACAGCCAGGATTTCACAGAAGAGGTGGTTCACCTCCCGGGGCCCACAGAAGGGCAGCCTTAGTAGGAGAATTGTATGAGCCACAGAGAGGATAAATCCACATGACCAGGAAgtggcagccagggctacacaagctTTCCAACTCATGATGATAGTGTAGCGTAGTGGGTGGCAGATGGCTACAAACCGATCATAGGACATTGCTGCCAATATCAAGCACTCTGAGGCAGCTAAGGCCAAATACAAGAATGTCTGTGTGATGCATGGAACAAAGGAGATGGTTTTATTCTGGGTCACAAGGTTGACTAACATCTTGGGGACATTGTTGGAAGCATAGGAGATGTCAAGGATGGCCAGAtgtgaaaggaagaaatacattGGGGTGTGCAGGCTAGGGTTCAGGTAGATGAGCACCAAGATTATGCCATTTGCCAGCAGGCTGAATATGTAGAGCAGGAAGAAGATCCAGAAGAAGAATGTCTCCATCTTTGTGCTGAGCTGGAGTCCCACTAGGATGAAGTCAGTGACCCATGTCTGGTTGCCTCCCATTCCTTTATGACAGTCAGGGTATCAGTGACATGAGGTGGTAAGGCCAGAGCTGGACAATTAATGAAAGCTGGATTTATTTATCTCAGAAAGTGAGCAGGACACAGTTCAGTGCTTCCTCTTATTTCACTTCCTGACAGCCGTCTGTGTCTCTGAACCTTTACCATGAAGtaaattcaaacaataaaatgtaTATCCAGAATTGTGCAAAGAGCCCTTTTGTTCCTTCACTCAGATTCAGTGTGCATTGATGTCTTTCTTATCTTATACTCTTTGTCTCTGTACACTTAATGTTTTGAACCATTTGAAGCCATCGCCCCATTGTAATTATAAAAATCAAGATACTTACATGTTTGTGTTTTCCAATATCTCCACACACTCAGGACCTGATCTAAGATTtcatattgtatttaaaataaccTTTTCTTAGTATCTTTGGTCCTTATGTGTTTTCTCAAACACTGACATTCTGAAGACTAAATGCTACATTGAAGAGTAAATACTAAATAGTAGGATGTCCTTCAACTTGAAAATACACTATGTATGTTTCCATTGTTTTGAttcagattatttattttctgcaaaaAGTATCCTCACTGCACTACGTATAGATggagtgtgttttttttaattgttttttatagCAAAGTTTAAGGTCCAGTGATCCATATTGCTAGCCATGTAAACTCACGAAATACCTAAGTAGGTAGGCATGGTGATACACGCCTACAATCTCAGTCCTTGAAAGGTAAAAGTAGCAtgttaagtttgaggctagcctagactacatggcAAAACTTGTCTCTCAATAAAAAACTAAAGTGACTCATACTTCATACTGACATCTCTGCCCAAACTCCACTGTGAATATGAGTATTTATGGAGCAATTCTGGGTTGAAGGACATGCTGTCCTTTTTCCTAGGATTTGCAACAAAATTTGTTTCCTGTCTGCTTATGGTCCTCTATCCTTTACAAGCTGCCTAAATAAAGCCACATCAATAGAATattatgggtttttgttgttgttgttgtttgttttgttttctttatttttgagataggccaggctagccttgaactcacaatggaAATTCCAACCCCATGCTGGAATGCCATGTTCTGGTTTCCTAGGCCTAAATGGTACTTCTATTGTGGTATCAGATGTGCTAAGGTCTGAGGGCATGTTACagtagtaacaacaacaacaacaacaacaacaacaacaaaagactatCTATGCAGCTATTCTAACACCatttaataaaagatttttaccaCCATTGATTTGCAATGCCTTCTTATATACTACATTGTTAGTACTTGTATTTATTTCAATTTGTGGGAATCTGAACAATGAACCCTCAAAGTCATCCTACATTGTAATTCCTAAAATCTAAAAACGTTACTCTATTTGGCCATAGAGATTTGCAGATATATTAGTTGGGCAGGGATGGAGTTATGTTACACACCTGTTAATCTcaatactcaagaggctgagcaGACAGGATTGTTTTTCAGTCTACATACAGAAACTGCTTAAAAAATGCCaactttttcttctgagaaaatgCTTTGGCTGATTCAATTCTGGTTTTTTTTNNNNNNNNNNNNNNNNNNNNNNNNNNNNNNNNNNNNNNNNNNNNNNNNNNNNNNNNNNNNNNNNNNNNNNNNNNNNNNNNNNNNNNNNNNNNNNNNNNNNNNNNNNNNNNNNNNNNNNNNNNNNNNNNNNNNNNNNNNNNNNNNNNNNNNNNNNNNNNNNNNNNNNNNNNNNNNNNNNNNNN
This genomic interval from Microtus ochrogaster isolate Prairie Vole_2 linkage group LG12, MicOch1.0, whole genome shotgun sequence contains the following:
- the LOC101988661 gene encoding olfactory receptor 2A2-like, with product MGGNQTWVTDFILVGLQLSTKMETFFFWIFFLLYIFSLLANGIILVLIYLNPSLHTPMYFFLSHLAILDISYASNNVPKMLVNLVTQNKTISFVPCITQTFLYLALAASECLILAAMSYDRFVAICHPLRYTIIMSWKACVALAATSWSCGFILSVAHTILLLRLPFCGPREVNHLFCEILAVLKLACADTFINQLVILAACVFVLVGPLCSMLVSYTHILRTILKMQSKESRRKAFSTCSSHLCVVGLFFGIAMLVYMVPDSEQREEKEKIMSLFHSLFNPMLNPLIYSLRNAQVKEAFHRALQKRFV